A DNA window from Solanum lycopersicum chromosome 3, SLM_r2.1 contains the following coding sequences:
- the LOC101255483 gene encoding probable LRR receptor-like serine/threonine-protein kinase At1g74360: protein MSEEESDILLLPVALFHLLLLITTVCGETLENDKQVLLSYKDFLELQNPVNKGYRHTKWNASDSSPCSWSGVSCDVDRVTRIDLSGDGLAGNMFNNFSAMTELTYIDLSMNTIGGSIPADLGQCKNLRFLNLSHNIIDGELNLTGLNNLQVLDLTMNRIHGEISLTFPGICDSLVVANISNNNFTGEIGTTFDQCWNLRYLDLSYNNLTGGLSFGFDKLKEFSVSKNKCNGSLLSSFFTPNCTLQVLDLSENGFVGGVPKEISNCKTLEDLNLSGNDFSGPIPEEIGSVTSLQALYLGSNNFSRDIPESLLSLSNLVFLDLSRNNFRGEIQEIFRQFTQVKFLLLHGNSYTGGIVTSGIPNLVNLSRLDLSDNQFSGPLPVELSKMKGLKFLILAYNHFNGSIPSVYGDIPTLQALDLSSNKLTGSIPPSLGKLSSLLWLMLANNSLTGGIPPELGNCSSLLWLNLANNQLSGSIPPQLARIGSNPMPTFLSNRAKDKVTAGSGECFAMKRWIPADYPPFSFVYPLLTRKNCRSLWDKLLKGYGLFPVCEPGSNVRSNQISGYLQLSMNKFSGGIPPEIGSMQNFSMLHLGVNEFGGTFPSEIGKMQLVVLNVSQNRISGEIPSQIGNIKCLLNLDLSSNNFSGLFPASFSNLTDLSKFNISYNAHIYGTIPENGQLATFEKSSYLGVPLLHLPPFIDNTTNNAINKGGSFKRPTKVGTVLVFMALLLAFLVCGLMSLVVCLVLKSPIDTPGYLLEDSKGRHDLASSSGASSPWLSNDVKVIRLDRTSFTHSDILKATGRFSNDRIIGKGGFGTVYRGVLPDGRQVAVKKLQREGIEGEREFRAEMEVLSGNDFGWHPNLVTLYGWCLNGSEKLLVYEYMGGGSLDEIITDRSKFTWKKRINVAIDVARALVFLHHECYPCIVHRDVKASNVLLDKDGRARVTDFGLARVMDAGDSHVSTMVAGTVGYVAPEYGQTWQATTKGDVYSYGVLAMELATGRRAVDGGEECLVEWARRVMGDGRQGFTRAIIPVSLLVSGLAEGAEELCELLRIGIRCIADIPHARPNMKEVLDMLIAISRSQRSGSSRSTSPSF from the exons ATGTCAGAAGAGGAATctgatattcttcttcttcctgtTGCATTATTCCATTTGTTGCTTCTAATCACTACTG tttgtGGAGAAACCCTGGAGAATGACAAGCAAGTGTTACTGAGTTACAAGGATTTTCTTGAACTGCAAAATCCGGTTAATAAAGGATACAGACATACAAAATGGAATGCTTCTGATTCCTCTCCATGTAGTTGGAGTGGAGTTTCTTGTGATGTTGATCGTGTTACTCGAATTGATCTCTCTGGTGATGGTTTAGCTGGGAATATGTTTAACAACTTCTCAGCTATGACAGAGTTGACATATATTGACCTGTCTATGAATACAATTGGAGGGTCTATTCCTGCAGACTTAGGCCAATGTAAAAACCTGAGGTTCTTGAATTTGTCTCATAATATTATTGATGGTGAGCTTAATTTGACTGGTTTGAACAATTTGCAAGTTCTTGATTTGACCATGAACAGGATTCATGGTGAGATCAGTCTAACTTTCCCTGGAATTTGTGATAGTTTGGTGGTTGCTAACATTTCGAATAACAATTTTACTGGTGAGATTGGAACTACTTTTGATCAGTGCTGGAATCTTAGGTATCTTGATCTGAGCTACAATAACTTGACTGGAGGATTGTCATTTGGTTTTGATAAGCTTAAGGAGTTTTCGGTGTCTAAAAACAAGTGTAATGGCTCTCTGCTTTCGTCGTTTTTCACTCCAAACTGCACCTTGCAGGTGTTGGATTTATCAGAAAATGGATTTGTTGGAGGAGTGCCTAAAGAGATATCGAATTGTAAGACGTTGGAGGACTTGAATTTGTCTGGAAATGACTTTTCAGGGCCAATTCCTGAGGAAATTGGATCAGTTACGAGTCTTCAAGCACTTTACTTGGGAAGCAACAATTTTTCAAGGGATATTCCAGAGAGTCTATTAAGTTTAAGTAACTTAGTGTTTCTTGATCTTAGTAGGAACAACTTCAGAGGAGAAATACAAGAAATTTTCAGGCAATTTACACAGGTAAAGTTTCTTCTGTTGCATGGTAATTCTTATACTGGAGGTATAGTTACCTCTGGAATTCCAAACTTAGTGAACCTTTCTCGATTGGACTTGAGCGATAACCAATTCTCCGGTCCATTGCCAGTTGAACTTTCTAAGATGAAAGGGTTGAAGTTTCTGATTCTTGCATACAACCACTTTAATGGAAGTATACCATCAGTATACGGAGACATTCCGACACTTCAGGCCCTTGATCTTTCATCTAATAAGTTAACTGGCTCAATACCACCAAGTTTAGGTAAGCTAAGCTCACTTTTGTGGTTGATGCTTGCTAACAATTCACTCACCGGTGGAATCCCACCCGAGTTGGGAAATTGCAGTAGCTTATTGTGGTTGAATCTTGCTAACAATCAACTTTCTGGTTCAATACCACCTCAGTTAGCAAGAATTGGCTCGAATCCTATGCCTACTTTCTTGTCGAATAGGGCTAAGGATAAGGTGACTGCTGGCTCAGGGGAATGCTTTGCTATGAAGAGATGGATACCAGCTGATTATCCTCCATTTAGCTTTGTATATCCTCTCCTTACCAGGAAGAATTGTAGAAGCCTATGGGATAAGTTGCTCAAAGGGTATGGTTTATTTCCAGTGTGTGAACCGGGTAGTAATGTTCGTTCAAATCAGATATCAGGCTATCTTCAACTTAGTATGAACAAATTTTCTGGTGGGATCCCTCCTGAAATTGGCAGCATGCAGAATTTCAGTATGCTTCATTTGGGTGTAAATGAATTCGGTGGCACGTTCCCTTCAGAGATTGGAAAAATGCAGCTAGTAGTCCTTAATGTTTCACAAAACAGAATATCTGGTGAGATTCCAAGCCAGATTGGCAACATTAAGTGCTTATTGAATCTTGATCTGTCCAGCAACAATTTCTCTGGTCTGTTCCCAGCTAGTTTTAGTAACTTGACTGATCTAAGCAAGTTCAATATCTCTTACAACGCGCACATCTATGGTACTATACCAGAAAATGGGCAGTTAGCCACATTTGAGAAGTCATCATATCTTGGCGTACCATTGCTGCACCTTCCACCTTTCATTGATAACACTACGAATAATGCTATAAACAAGGGTGGAAGTTTCAAAAGGCCAACAAAGGTTGGTACTGTTTTGGTATTCATGGCTTTGCTACTGGCTTTCCTAGTTTGTGGACTTATGTCACTTGTTGTCTGCCTCGTTCTAAAATCTCCGATAGATACACCAGGATACCTACTGGAGGACTCAAAGGGCCGACATGATCTTGCATCGAGTTCAGGTGCATCCTCCCCATGGTTGTCTAATGATGTTAAGGTTATCCGTTTGGACAGAACAAGCTTCACACATTCTGACATATTGAAGGCCACAGGCAGATTCTCGAATGACAGAATTATAGGGAAGGGAGGATTTGGGACAGTGTATCGCGGAGTCTTGCCTGATGGAAGGCAAGTGGCAGTGAAAAAGCTACAAAGAGAGGGAATTGAAGGGGAAAGAGAGTTTAGAGCTGAAATGGAAGTACTAAGTGGAAATGACTTTGGTTGGCATCCGAATCTTGTAACACTTTACGGTTGGTGCCTTAATGGATCAGAGAAATTGTTAGTCTATGAATACATGGGAGGTGGAAGCTTAGATGAGATCATCACAGATAGATCCAAATTCACATGGAAGAAACGAATCAACGTGGCAATTGATGTTGCACGTGCTTTGGTCTTCTTACACCACGAGTGCTACCCTTGTATAGTCCACAGAGACGTCAAGGCTAGCAACGTGCTACTAGACAAAGACGGAAGGGCAAGAGTCACAGATTTTGGCCTAGCTAGGGTCATGGATGCTGGAGATAGTCATGTTAGCACAATGGTTGCTGGTACAGTCGGGTACGTTGCACCAGAATATGGACAGACATGGCAAGCCACAACAAAAGGCGATGTCTACAGTTATGGTGTGCTAGCAATGGAGCTAGCCACAGGAAGACGCGCTGTTGATGGTGGCGAGGAATGTCTAGTTGAATGGGCGAGACGTGTGATGGGAGACGGAAGGCAAGGATTCACCAGAGCCATAATACCAGTTTCTCTTTTGGTATCAGGCCTAGCAGAAGGAGCAGAGGAATTATGTGAATTGCTTAGAATAGGAATAAGGTGCATTGCTGATATTCCTCATGCTAGGCCTAACATGAAGGAAGTATTGGATATGTTAATCGCGATTTCGCGCAGCCAAAGATCAGGATCCAGTCGTAGCACTTCTCCTtcattttga
- the LOC101262908 gene encoding WEB family protein At5g55860-like, with protein sequence MGEIDTKSIESVQAALSLFGEKSCDHKKKYRSTSCINEMEKEKDTESVLKYLANLKIQLEAKDSAHKQVLLKLDHHENTVDELCTLLMSSELEKEIYMIECKGLRFHVHELESRIQEMDDQLLESVMIRDQLSHATDELKATQRELVTATDAKIEALSQVEVMENALSIEKLKTEELSRDVSKLNETVVHLRMTATKAEENAALLELEAANAKEEVAFMRHQLVMMQDLENELLDKFALIDSMKAELQELKELRASTEKAPSFAAASSEVKKLNEALELQERKNWDQSGYISLLESELRQLKGELNKANEESTRANADFGTINIELDQIKKEMIETREKESEAQVEIAFLKSELHKGKSKIAAAEVADSVAKSEKSALHLVLQQLAVEAEEAKNENRRLKEAGKALEEGKGEAKEEYDQLHDEPNEIQILKKELKTATVKINELRTRAEQAISRAEAAEKGKSALENQIKRWKEHKERKKAALAALKEESISREITEYKSDTSSKTLQPLGKVLKMKF encoded by the exons ATGGGAGAGATCGATACGAAATCGATTGAATCAGTCCAAGCTGCACTTTCATTGTTCGGAGAGAAATCCTGtgatcacaagaagaaataTAGATCCACTTCATGTATCAAT GAGATGGAGAAAGAAAAGGATACAGAAAGTGTGTTGAAATACTTGGCAAACCTCAAAATTCAACTTGAGGCGAAGGATTCTGCACACAAGCAAGTACTTCTTAAGCTAGACCATCACGAAAATACAGTTGATGAACTATGCACTCTGCTAATGAGCTCTGAACTCGAAAAGGAGATTTACATGATCGAATGTAAAGGGTTGAGGTTTCATGTACATGAGCTTGAGTCGAGAATTCAGGAGATGGATGACCAACTTTTGGAGTCTGTAATGATACGAGATCAGCTCTCACATGCCACCGATGAGTTAAAGGCTACACAAAGAGAACTAGTGACAGCAACAGATGCTAAGATTGAAGCCTTGTCACAAGTAGAAGTGATGGAAAATGCTTTGAGCATTGAAAAGTTAAAGACTGAAGAGCTATCGCGAGATGTGTCAAAGCTGAACGAGACTGTTGTGCACTTGAGAATGACAGCTACTAAGGCAGAAGAGAACGCTGCGCTTTTGGAATTAGAAGCAGCAAATGCAAAGGAAGAAGTGGCTTTTATGAGGCATCAATTGGTAATGATGCAGGATTTAGAGAATGAGCTATTGGACAAGTTTGCACTTATTGATTCAATGAAAGCAGAACTCCAAGAATTGAAAGAACTTCGCGCTTCTACTGAGAAAGCCCCTTCATTTGCTGCTGCTTCTAGTGAGGTGAAAAAGTTAAATGAAGCTCTCGAATTACAAGAGAGAAAGAATTGGGATCAGTCCGGTTATATCAGTCTATTGGAATCAGAACTCAGACAATTGAAAGGGGAACTGAACAAAGCCAACGAAGAGTCTACTCGTGCTAATGCAGACTTTGGAACAATTAACATTGAGCTGGATCagattaaaaaggaaatgatTGAGACTAGAGAAAAGGAATCAGAAGCACAAGTTGAGATAGCATTCCTAAAATCCGAGCTTCACAAAGGGAAGTCGAAAATTGCAGCAGCAGAAGTTGCTGATTCAGTAGCCAAGAGTGAGAAATCAGCTTTACATCTCGTGCTACAGCAGCTGGCCGTAGAGGCTGAAGAGGCTAAAAACGAAAACAGGAGACTAAAAGAAGCCGGTAAGGCATTAGAAGAGGGAAAAGGAGAGGCCAAGGAGGAGTATGATCAGTTACATGATGAGCCAAATGAAATTCAAATACTGAAGAAAGAACTAAAAACAGCAACAGTGAAAATTAACGAGCTGAGGACGAGAGCTGAGCAGGCGATAAGCAGAGCTGAGGCAGCTGAAAAGGGTAAATCGGCACTTGAAAATCAGATAAAGAGGTGGAAGGAacataaagagagaaaaaaggcTGCATTGGCAGCACTTAAAGAGGAGTCCATTTCCAGAGAAATCACTGAATACAAATCTGATACTTCTTCGAAAACACTACAACCTCTTGGTAAGGTTCTCAAGATGAAGTTCTAG
- the LOC101258052 gene encoding carbamoyl phosphate synthase small chain, chloroplastic has protein sequence MDCAARTHSVVFSALFPKNSANSRVFTVKCSSKNLSLDGASSGLVERPWKVADARLVLEDGSIWKAKSFGARGTQVGEVVFNTSLTGYQEIITDPSYAGQFVLMTNPHIGNTGMNFDDEESVQCFLAGLVIRSLSISTSNWRCTATLGDYLAERNIMGIYDVDTRAITRRLREDGSLIGVLSTENSKSDEELLEMSRTWDIVGVDLISGVSCKSPYQWIDRTGSDWEFNDNGRNKETFNVVAYDFGIKHNILRRLASYGCKITVVPSTWPASETLKMNPDGVLFSNGPGDPSAVPYAVEAVKELIGEVPVFGICMGHQLLGQALGGKTFKMKFGHHGGNHPVRNLRNGCVEISAQNHNYAVDPESLPDGVEVTHVNLNDGSCAGLASSKMKLMSLQYHPEASPGPHDSDPVFGEFIQLMKQEKVKA, from the exons ATGGATTGTGCTGCGAGGACTCACAGTGTTGTGTTCAGTGCCCTTTTTCCAAAAAACTCTGCAAATTCCAGAGTTTTTACTGTCAAATGCTCTTCGAAGAACCTATCGTTGGATGGTGCATCTTCTG GTCTGGTTGAAAGACCTTGGAAGGTAGCAGATGCTAGACTTGTTCTTGAGGATGGTTCAATTTGGAAGGCAAAATCATTTGGTGCTCGTGGAACCCAAGTTGGAGAAGTGGTTTTCAATACCTCTTTAACTGG GTACCAGGAGATAATTACAGATCCTAGTTATGCGGGCCAGTTCGTCTTAATGACTAACCCTCACATTGGGAATACTGGGATGAATTTTG ACGATGAAGAATCGGTGCAGTGCTTTCTTGCAGGATTAGTCATTAGAAGTTTAAGTATCAG CACCTCAAATTGGAGATGCACAGCGACCCTTGGTGACTATTTGGCTGAAAGGAACATCATGGGTATAT ATGATGTTGACACCCGAGCAATTACTCGAAGATTAAGAGAAGACGGAAGCCTTATAGGAGTCTTGAGCacagaaaattcaaaaagtgaCGAAGAACTTCTTGAAATGTCCCGTACATGGGACATTGTGG GTGTGGATCTAATCAGTGGCGTTTCATGCAAATCTCCTTACCAATGGATTGATAGAACAGGCTCAGATTGGGAATTCAATGATAATGGAAGAAATAAAGAAACTTTCAAT GTTGTTGCATATGATTTTGGAATCAAGCATAATATACTTCGGCGCTTAGCATCCTATGGCTGTAAAATCACTGTTGTTCCTTCAACATGGCCAGCATCTGAAACCCTAAAGATGAATCCTGATGGGGTTCTTTTCAGCAATGGGCCAGGAGATCCCTCTGCAGTTCCTTATGCAGTTGAAGCGGTAAAAGAACTTATTGGAGAAGTTCCTGTTTTTGGTATATGTATGGGTCACCAGTTGCTGGGTCAAGCATTGGGGGGTAAGACATTCAAAATGAAATTTGGTCACCACGGAGGAAACCATCCAGTTAGAAACCTTCGAAATGGATGTGTTGAGATCAGTGCCCAG AATCACAACTACGCTGTTGACCCTGAGTCTCTCCCAGATGGTGTAGAGGTGACTCATGTAAATTTGAATGATGGAAGTTGTGCTGGTCTTGCCTCCTCTAAAATGAAGCTGATGTCACTTCAATACCACCCCGAAGCATCTCCAGGGCCTCATGATTCAGATCCTG TATTTGGAGAATTCATACAACTCATGAAGCAAGAAAAAGTGAAGGCATAA
- the LOC101250787 gene encoding uncharacterized protein At5g01610, translated as MDKALTTVVSLKSSTFWVSKKAKQEISNISNDLSNLSNTVEEKAKWIFNKLKGKPTKSLPDLLREYNLPCGLFPQNITCYEFDESNSKLIVYLPSTCEICFKDSSVMRYATRVKGTLSRGKLAGVDGMKTKVLVWVKVTSINVESYKSDKLWFNAGVKKSRSKVAYEIPRDAVKVEEF; from the exons ATGGATAAAGCACTTACAACAGTAGTGAGCTTGAAATCAAGTACATTCTGGGTTTCGAAGAAAGCCAAACAAGAGATCTCCAATATCTCTAATGACCTATCC AATCTGTCTAACACTGTCGAAGAAAAGGCGAAATGGATCTTCAACAAGTTAAAAG GCAAACCTACAAAATCTTTGCCAGATCTCTTGCGAGAATACAACCTGCCTTGTGGTCTTTTCCCCCAAAACATAACATGCTATGAATTCGACGAGTCAAATTCAAAGCTCATTGTCTACCTGCCATCAACCTGTGAGATCTGCTTCAAGGATTCATCTGTTATGAGATATGCTACTCGCGTTAAAGGAACTCTGTCAAGGGGAAAACTCGCTGGAGTAGATGGAATGAAGACTAAGGTGTTAGTATGGGTCAAAGTCACGAGTATCAACGTTGAGAGCTACAAGTCTGATAAGTTGTGGTTCAATGCTGGAGTGAAGAAATCAAGGTCGAAAGTAGCATATGAAATACCTCGTGATGCTGTTAAAGTTGAAGAGTTTTGA
- the eIF-5A1 gene encoding eukaryotic translation initiation factor 5A-1 (The RefSeq protein has 1 frameshift compared to this genomic sequence), producing MSDEEHHFESKADAGASKTYPQQAGTIRKGGHIVIKNRPCKVVEVSTSKTGKHGHAKCHFVAIDIFTGKKLEDIVPSSHNCDVPHVNRTDYQLIDISEDGFVSLLTENGNTKDDLRLPTDDTLLAQVKDGFAEGKDLVLSVMSAMGEEQICGIKDIGPK from the exons ATGTCGGACGAAGAGCACCACTTCGAATCCAAGGCCGATGCCGGAGCTTCAAAGACGTATCCTCAACAAGCTGGTACTATTCGTAAAGGTGGTCACATCGTCATAAAAAATCGTCCTTGCAAG GTGGTTGAAGTTTCAACTTCCAAGACAGGCAAGCACGGTCATGCTAAATGTCACTTCGTGGCAATTGACATTTTCACTGGAAAGAAACTTGAGGATATTGTTCCCTCTTCTCACAATTGTGAT GTTCCTCATGTGAATAGGACTGATTATCAACTTATTGATATCTCTGAGGATGGCTTT GTGAGTCTGTTGACTGA TGGTAACACCAAGGATGACTTGAGACTCCCAACTGATGATACTCTTCTGGCTCAG GTCAAAGATGGTTTTGCTGAGGGGAAAGACCTGGTTCTATCAGTGATGTCTGCCATGGGAGAGGAGCAGATTTGTGGTATCAAGGACATTGGCCCTAAGTAG